The Thermocrinis sp. genomic interval TGCCCACAACGTGTATAACTACACGGGGCTAATACCTTTGATAGTCTTGGACACTTACGAGCATGCTTACTATGTTGATTACAAGAACAAAAGACCACCATACATAGATGCCTTCTTGGAAAACATAAACTGGGATGTGGTGAACGAAAGGTTTGAAAAAGCAATGAAAGCTTACGAAGCACTAAAGGACTTTATAAAGTAAAATATCTTTCCGGGGGCTTTTGCCCCCACATTATGAAGATACTTCTAACAGGTGAGCCCGGCATAGGAAAGACCACGCTTATAAAAAAACTGCTTCAGAAACTCGGAAAGAAAGCGAGAGGATTTTGGACGGAAGAGATAAGGGACAAAAATACTAAAAAGAGAATAGGCTTTAAGGTTATAAATACTGAAGGGCAGGAAACGGTTTTCGCCAGCAAGTATTTCACTTCTAAGCACTTAGTGGGTTCTTACGGTGTCAATGTCTCCAGGTTTGACTCAGTGGCCATTCCTATATTGGAGAAAGCTATAAGAGAGAAAGACGTTTATATAGTGATAGATGAAGTGGGTAAGATGGAGCTCTTTTCCCAACAATTTAGAGAGCTTGTTAGAGAAATATTCTTTAATCCAAAGTATAAGGTTATAGCCACCATCCCAATAAGAGACGTGCATCCGTTGGTCAAAGAGATAAGAAAACTGCCGGGAGCGGTTCTTTTGGAAGTTAATAAAGAAAACAGAGACTTTTTAGCTGAGGAAGTTATAAAACTGCTAAACGCAAATGGTTTATAATCTTCACTATATGTATCCTATAACGGAAAAGCAAGTCCTAAGGGAAGATTACCTTCTAATAAAGGTAAGAGCAAATCATCTCAAGGGTGCTAAAGCGGGACAGTATGCGCTCATTCAGTATAAAGAGCTTTCGGAACCTTTACCTCTTTCCATATTGGACGTAGAGGGGGAGGAAGCTATCTTTTTGGTAAAAACTGTAGGAAGGTCAACCTTAGAGCTGAAGGAAGAGGCGGAAAGCCTTTTTTACGTTGCAGGACCTCTTGGAGTCCCCTTTCCTGTAAAGCACTACGGAAAGGTAGTTTTCATTACGAAAGATTGGGGTGTTTCTCCTGCCTTCAATTTAGCAAAGCATTTAAAGGGAGAAAACAATCGGCTTGAACTTTACCACATATCAGAGGATGGCTTTTTGCCCCTGAAGGAAAGGTTGGAGTCTGTGTTTGATAAGGTAGAGATTTGGGAAAGGATAGGACAGATAGATGCAGACCTTCTGGTCTCTGCAGGAAGCAATAAACTTTCAAGAGAGGTCCAACTTCTTAATCAAGGAACACAGCACATAGCCATGGTAAATGCGCATATACTAGACGGAGTTGGTCTTTGTTTAGTCTGTAGGGTGCTGGTAGATGGTCAGGTAAAGCTTGCATGCACCGATGGTCCTTGGTTTTTTGCAAACAAAGTGGATTGGGATAACTTGATAAGCAGAGAAGATTTATTTTTAGAGCAAGAAAAATTAGCCTTGGAAGAATACAAAAAAATCTTAAGAAGGAAAGAGCTAAGAAAAACTTCTGCGGAGGTGTAAGGTATGTTTGAGTTCTCTCAGAGAATAGCCCAGCTTCCACCCTACCTTTTTGCTCAAATAGACAAAAAGAAGCGGGAAAAGATAGCTCAAGGTGCGGACGTGATA includes:
- a CDS encoding oxidoreductase, encoding MYPITEKQVLREDYLLIKVRANHLKGAKAGQYALIQYKELSEPLPLSILDVEGEEAIFLVKTVGRSTLELKEEAESLFYVAGPLGVPFPVKHYGKVVFITKDWGVSPAFNLAKHLKGENNRLELYHISEDGFLPLKERLESVFDKVEIWERIGQIDADLLVSAGSNKLSREVQLLNQGTQHIAMVNAHILDGVGLCLVCRVLVDGQVKLACTDGPWFFANKVDWDNLISREDLFLEQEKLALEEYKKILRRKELRKTSAEV
- a CDS encoding NTPase; amino-acid sequence: MKILLTGEPGIGKTTLIKKLLQKLGKKARGFWTEEIRDKNTKKRIGFKVINTEGQETVFASKYFTSKHLVGSYGVNVSRFDSVAIPILEKAIREKDVYIVIDEVGKMELFSQQFRELVREIFFNPKYKVIATIPIRDVHPLVKEIRKLPGAVLLEVNKENRDFLAEEVIKLLNANGL